In one window of Flavobacterium ginsengisoli DNA:
- a CDS encoding MATE family efflux transporter: MKKNELLEGPILSSLLKLAIPIMIANLLQAAYQLVDAFWVGRLGGDAVAAVSISTPVIFLTIALGTGLAIAGSILIAQYFGAGNQKMVNHVAAQTLSMVIIVSIFLSIVGYILSPYFLYLLKVEPTVYVDALGFMRVAFVGLVFSFGFMIFQSIMRGVGRVTLPVYIVLGTVILNFALDPLFIYGWKFIPALGVKGAALATLFTQLLAIIIGFAILFRGKHGIHLRISDFKPDYKHIKRAFEIGFPSSIEQSMRALGMMAITFLIVRFGTLTVASYGAGSNLIQLILIPALGLSMAIATLVGQNIGAGNVDRVAEISKLGAYLGFGLLTGLGIIAYIFAPYLIAFFVPNDQAVIKGGTELLRITCLSWGFLGLQLCLTGVFRAVGNTKLPMILTLVSQWVIQFPLAYILSHNTSLGKIGIWWAFPTASVLTALITLIIYAKGDWKKERLTGKTNKLIDKVESEIVKEGFDISK, from the coding sequence ATGAAAAAAAATGAATTGTTAGAGGGGCCAATCCTTTCTTCATTATTAAAATTAGCAATTCCGATTATGATTGCTAATTTGCTACAAGCCGCGTATCAGTTAGTTGATGCTTTTTGGGTAGGACGCTTAGGTGGCGATGCTGTTGCAGCGGTTTCGATAAGCACACCCGTAATATTTTTAACCATTGCTTTAGGGACAGGATTGGCGATTGCAGGTTCTATTTTAATTGCACAATATTTTGGAGCAGGAAACCAGAAAATGGTTAATCACGTGGCGGCACAGACTTTGTCAATGGTAATTATCGTTTCTATTTTCTTATCGATTGTAGGATATATTCTCAGTCCATATTTCTTATATCTGTTAAAGGTAGAGCCTACAGTTTATGTTGATGCATTAGGATTTATGCGTGTAGCATTTGTAGGTTTAGTTTTTAGTTTCGGATTTATGATTTTTCAATCGATTATGCGTGGAGTTGGACGTGTAACGTTGCCCGTTTATATTGTTTTAGGAACGGTTATTTTGAATTTTGCATTAGACCCGCTGTTTATTTACGGATGGAAATTTATTCCAGCTTTAGGCGTTAAAGGTGCTGCTTTGGCTACTTTATTTACACAGCTTTTGGCTATTATAATTGGATTTGCAATCTTGTTTAGAGGGAAACACGGAATTCATCTTCGCATTTCAGATTTTAAACCTGATTATAAACACATAAAAAGAGCTTTTGAAATTGGTTTTCCTTCTTCAATTGAACAATCTATGCGTGCGTTGGGAATGATGGCTATTACATTTTTAATTGTTCGTTTTGGAACTTTAACGGTTGCATCGTATGGTGCGGGCTCCAACTTAATTCAGCTGATTTTAATTCCTGCTTTAGGTTTATCTATGGCGATTGCTACTCTTGTTGGACAAAATATTGGTGCTGGAAATGTTGATCGTGTTGCCGAAATTTCAAAACTAGGAGCTTATCTAGGTTTTGGACTATTGACTGGTCTCGGAATCATAGCGTATATATTTGCACCATATTTAATCGCTTTTTTTGTACCAAATGACCAAGCAGTTATTAAAGGAGGAACAGAGTTGCTAAGAATTACTTGTCTCTCTTGGGGATTTTTAGGGTTGCAACTGTGCCTAACAGGAGTTTTTCGCGCTGTAGGAAACACAAAATTGCCAATGATTCTAACTTTGGTTTCGCAATGGGTAATTCAATTTCCATTGGCTTATATTTTATCTCACAATACTTCTTTAGGCAAAATCGGAATTTGGTGGGCCTTTCCAACAGCTTCTGTTTTAACCGCTCTTATTACGTTAATTATTTATGCAAAAGGAGATTGGAAGAAAGAAAGACTTACTGGTAAAACCAATAAATTGATTGATAAGGTTGAAAGCGAAATTGTTAAAGAAGGATTTGATATTTCTAAATAA
- a CDS encoding glycoside hydrolase family 71/99-like protein, translated as MHYMPWFETNESSADKKWGYHWTMANKNPNNVGANGRREIASYYYPLIGPYHSGDKNVIENHLLMMKYSGIDGILIDWYGTYDVNDYGMIKENTDQLIEMLDKVGLEYAIVYEDRFLTNVVNAGKAISVTSATKTDLAYVEKNYFSDANYIKINGKPLLMNFGPIVLKTPAEWTNVFNTLTAKPTFLTLWDHSSLAGENASGEYAWVYKDNSYLTNFYTNTKPKLGVAMGSAYPGFKDFYAAGGGGAAIGWTIEHNNGATLDETLTLAKNANVNYLQLITWNDFGEGTMIEPTVEFGYSFVEKIKTFAGVKNTESTFPDISKLYDLRVQKKGNVEAQKKLDQAFNYFVSMQPAKAKQVMSEIK; from the coding sequence ATGCACTACATGCCGTGGTTTGAAACCAACGAAAGCAGTGCCGATAAAAAATGGGGATATCATTGGACAATGGCAAACAAAAATCCGAACAACGTAGGGGCAAACGGCCGAAGAGAAATTGCATCGTACTATTATCCGCTGATTGGGCCTTATCACTCAGGCGATAAAAATGTGATTGAAAATCATTTATTGATGATGAAATATTCAGGAATTGACGGAATTCTCATTGATTGGTACGGTACTTACGATGTAAACGATTACGGAATGATTAAAGAAAACACAGATCAGTTAATTGAAATGCTCGACAAAGTTGGTTTAGAATATGCCATTGTATACGAAGATCGATTCTTGACAAATGTTGTAAATGCAGGAAAAGCAATTTCCGTAACCAGTGCGACAAAAACAGATTTGGCATATGTAGAAAAGAATTATTTTTCTGATGCTAATTATATTAAGATTAATGGTAAACCGCTGTTAATGAATTTTGGACCAATTGTTTTGAAGACCCCAGCTGAATGGACAAATGTCTTTAATACTTTAACAGCAAAACCAACTTTCTTGACACTTTGGGATCACTCTTCATTGGCAGGAGAAAATGCTTCTGGAGAATATGCTTGGGTATACAAAGACAACAGTTATTTGACAAACTTTTATACCAATACAAAACCAAAATTGGGTGTAGCAATGGGAAGCGCTTATCCAGGTTTTAAAGATTTTTATGCCGCAGGCGGAGGCGGCGCTGCTATTGGATGGACTATAGAACATAACAACGGAGCGACACTTGATGAAACTTTGACTTTGGCAAAAAACGCCAATGTAAATTACCTGCAGCTGATTACGTGGAATGATTTCGGTGAAGGAACCATGATTGAACCAACGGTTGAGTTTGGTTATTCTTTTGTTGAAAAAATAAAAACTTTCGCTGGAGTAAAAAACACAGAAAGTACATTTCCAGATATCAGCAAATTGTATGATTTACGCGTACAGAAAAAAGGAAATGTCGAGGCCCAGAAAAAACTCGATCAAGCTTTTAATTATTTTGTTTCTATGCAACCTGCTAAAGCAAAACAAGTAATGAGCGAAATTAAATAG
- a CDS encoding RagB/SusD family nutrient uptake outer membrane protein, translated as MKIKITAAILLSMLFTVSCTDLNEQLYDQVEDGNFGNTTKEVDALVGGAYSSLRGFSDAISNNFPTCEYVFFLNEVVSDEATIPTRGTNWYDGGQYQDAQKHTWKADNRMILSAWRYNYTGVAKINAIIYQIDKSSLSDKSKEPIYAELKALRAYYYYNLLDLFGNVPIVTNFEDTSLPTNSTRKEVYDFVEKELTDAIPHLNPNVVYSKMTRNVAYSILARLYLNSEAFIGQPRWQDCINMCQKVTGYSLTPDFFSNFVTENQTSPEIIFAIPYDSKAGTVGNYMNSMSCHYNQNLAISAIPNNYPWSANGMCAQPGVYSSFADTDKRKKCMLEGDQINLATGSVIIMSNGEPLTYTENLTSLEDAKENEGVRLHKYEMKAGEQWERDHDFVLIRYSEILMMQAECYVRLGSPDLARPFLEQVASRAGEELPATIDLKFIDQELLKEFTFEGRRRTDNIRFGTFFEPWWSKGTTEKYRAIFPIPSTVLTTNKNLKQNPGYPN; from the coding sequence ATGAAAATCAAAATAACAGCAGCCATACTTTTAAGCATGCTTTTTACGGTATCATGTACTGATTTGAACGAGCAGCTGTATGATCAGGTAGAAGATGGAAATTTCGGAAATACAACCAAAGAAGTTGATGCGCTGGTAGGTGGGGCTTATTCTTCTTTAAGAGGATTCTCCGATGCAATCTCAAATAATTTTCCAACTTGCGAATATGTTTTCTTTTTGAATGAAGTAGTTTCAGACGAAGCTACAATTCCGACCAGAGGTACAAACTGGTACGATGGAGGACAATACCAAGACGCACAAAAACATACTTGGAAAGCAGACAATAGAATGATTCTTTCTGCTTGGCGTTACAATTATACTGGAGTTGCTAAAATCAATGCGATTATTTATCAAATCGATAAATCATCTCTTAGCGATAAATCAAAAGAACCGATTTATGCAGAATTGAAAGCACTTAGAGCGTATTACTATTACAATCTTTTAGATTTATTCGGAAATGTGCCAATTGTAACCAATTTTGAAGATACATCTCTTCCAACCAATTCAACAAGAAAAGAAGTTTACGATTTTGTTGAAAAAGAATTGACAGATGCTATTCCGCATTTAAATCCAAATGTGGTATATTCTAAAATGACTAGAAATGTTGCTTATTCTATTTTGGCTAGATTGTATCTTAATTCAGAAGCGTTTATTGGTCAGCCACGTTGGCAAGATTGTATCAATATGTGCCAAAAGGTTACAGGATACAGCTTAACACCAGATTTCTTTTCGAATTTCGTAACAGAAAATCAGACTTCGCCAGAAATTATTTTTGCAATTCCTTACGATTCAAAAGCAGGAACAGTAGGAAACTACATGAACTCAATGTCTTGCCATTACAATCAGAATCTAGCTATTTCTGCAATTCCAAACAATTATCCTTGGAGTGCAAACGGAATGTGCGCGCAACCTGGAGTTTATTCTTCTTTTGCAGATACAGATAAGAGAAAAAAATGTATGCTAGAAGGCGATCAGATTAATCTTGCGACAGGAAGTGTAATCATTATGAGCAATGGAGAGCCTCTTACTTATACAGAGAACCTAACAAGTCTTGAAGATGCGAAAGAAAATGAAGGAGTTCGTTTGCATAAATACGAAATGAAAGCAGGAGAACAATGGGAACGTGATCACGATTTTGTTTTAATCCGCTATTCAGAAATCTTAATGATGCAAGCAGAATGTTACGTTCGTTTAGGTTCGCCAGATTTAGCAAGACCATTTTTAGAGCAAGTTGCGTCTCGTGCAGGTGAAGAATTGCCAGCAACAATTGATCTTAAATTTATTGATCAAGAGTTATTGAAAGAATTCACATTTGAAGGAAGAAGAAGAACAGACAACATCCGTTTCGGAACATTCTTCGAGCCATGGTGGTCAAAAGGCACAACGGAAAAATACAGAGCAATTTTCCCAATTCCAAGTACCGTTTTAACTACTAATAAAAATCTTAAACAAAATCCTGGGTATCCAAATTAG
- a CDS encoding glycoside hydrolase family 97 catalytic domain-containing protein, which produces MIDNHEPMKGTGLQRTYPNFMSQEGGRGQEYNAWSVDGGNTPEHLTTLPFTRMLSGPFDYTPGNFNFDYKTPSGAKVQTTLANQLALYVIIFSPLQMASDLPENYEGKPEFQFVKDVPCTWSDTKVLDSKIGEYTTIARKDWDEKNWYLGSITNRNARDLKVALSFLDKDKEYEAEIYADGPGANYKTNPYPVTISKQKVNSKTVLNIKLAAGGGTAVKFSPIEK; this is translated from the coding sequence ATGATTGACAACCATGAACCAATGAAAGGAACGGGTTTACAGCGTACATATCCAAACTTTATGTCTCAAGAAGGCGGACGTGGACAAGAATATAATGCATGGTCGGTAGACGGAGGAAATACACCAGAGCATTTAACAACTTTGCCATTTACAAGAATGCTTTCTGGACCATTTGATTACACGCCTGGGAACTTCAATTTTGATTACAAAACTCCATCTGGAGCAAAAGTGCAGACTACTTTGGCAAATCAATTGGCATTGTACGTGATTATTTTCAGTCCGTTGCAAATGGCTTCAGATTTACCTGAAAATTACGAAGGCAAACCAGAATTTCAATTCGTAAAAGATGTGCCATGTACTTGGTCTGATACTAAAGTATTAGATTCTAAAATTGGAGAATACACTACAATTGCTCGTAAAGATTGGGATGAGAAGAATTGGTATTTAGGTTCAATCACAAATAGAAATGCAAGAGACTTAAAAGTAGCTTTGTCATTTTTAGATAAAGACAAAGAATACGAAGCAGAAATCTATGCAGACGGACCTGGAGCAAATTATAAAACCAATCCGTATCCAGTTACAATCTCTAAACAAAAAGTAAACAGTAAAACTGTTTTAAATATCAAATTGGCAGCTGGCGGAGGAACAGCAGTAAAATTCTCTCCAATCGAAAAATAG
- a CDS encoding DNA-deoxyinosine glycosylase: MKSFSFAPISSPNSKILILGTMPGTKSLELNQYYGHNQNNFWKLMFQILGEEFSNDYEIRKSLLIKNDIALWDVLQFCDRIGSLDSAIKNEIANDFEHFLATHSKIDSILFNGQKAQAFFKKYVHLTKEYKTFTLPSTSPANAGKTFQDKLKEWSVIKTLL; this comes from the coding sequence ATGAAAAGTTTTTCCTTTGCTCCTATTAGTTCTCCAAATTCTAAAATTCTGATTTTAGGCACTATGCCTGGAACAAAATCTTTGGAACTCAATCAATATTATGGTCATAATCAGAATAACTTTTGGAAATTAATGTTTCAGATTTTGGGAGAAGAATTTTCTAATGATTACGAAATACGAAAAAGCTTATTAATTAAAAATGATATCGCATTATGGGATGTCTTACAATTTTGCGATCGTATTGGAAGCTTGGACAGTGCCATAAAAAACGAAATCGCAAATGATTTCGAACATTTTTTAGCAACTCACTCTAAAATAGACAGTATTCTTTTTAACGGACAAAAGGCGCAAGCATTTTTTAAAAAATATGTTCACTTGACAAAGGAATATAAAACGTTTACACTTCCATCAACAAGTCCCGCCAATGCCGGCAAGACTTTTCAAGATAAATTAAAGGAATGGAGCGTCATTAAAACCTTATTATAA
- a CDS encoding glycoside hydrolase family 97 N-terminal domain-containing protein has product MKNRKYRYCLVALASMLVMACSTKKTYKISSPEKISELTFELTPTGQPQYSFSSNGKSVIEPSLMGFEFQGLAKMTDGFEVVSTEEKAADETWEQPWGEFKKVRDHHNELIVHLKEAKGEERLVDIIFRVFDDGVGFRYEFPKQPHLGKVKISNEVTQFTFKDNNEVWWIPVHRENSYYESEYRKTLMSKTDTINTPATFETKDKSYVAIHEANLTDFASMTLLKTTDKQYKSDLVPWADGVKVYAETPFKTPWRTIVVGKTPGDVATSTIMLNLNEPSKIEDLSWITPSKYIGIWWGMHLEKYTWGQGPKHGATTKNTKEYIDFVAKNGFDGVLVEGWNEGWDGDWTADGSAFSFVKAYPDFNLEEITKYACDEKCSFNRTS; this is encoded by the coding sequence ATGAAAAACAGAAAATATAGATACTGTCTTGTGGCTTTAGCATCAATGCTGGTTATGGCCTGCAGTACTAAAAAAACGTATAAAATCAGTTCTCCTGAAAAGATCTCTGAATTAACTTTTGAATTAACGCCTACTGGACAGCCTCAATATAGTTTTTCTTCTAACGGAAAATCGGTTATTGAGCCTTCTCTTATGGGATTTGAGTTTCAAGGCTTGGCCAAAATGACTGATGGTTTTGAAGTCGTTTCTACAGAAGAAAAAGCGGCAGATGAAACTTGGGAACAACCTTGGGGAGAATTCAAAAAGGTAAGAGATCATCATAACGAACTGATTGTTCATTTAAAAGAAGCAAAAGGCGAGGAGCGTTTAGTTGATATTATATTCAGAGTTTTTGATGATGGAGTTGGATTTCGTTATGAATTTCCAAAACAGCCTCATTTAGGAAAAGTTAAAATCTCTAATGAAGTAACGCAATTTACTTTTAAAGACAATAACGAAGTTTGGTGGATTCCAGTTCACCGCGAAAATAGTTATTACGAAAGTGAATATCGTAAAACATTAATGAGTAAAACAGATACGATTAATACGCCTGCAACTTTTGAAACTAAAGACAAATCGTATGTAGCCATTCACGAAGCTAACTTGACAGATTTTGCTTCAATGACGCTTTTAAAAACTACAGACAAACAGTATAAAAGTGATTTAGTGCCGTGGGCAGATGGTGTAAAAGTATATGCAGAAACACCATTTAAAACACCGTGGAGAACTATTGTTGTGGGTAAAACTCCTGGAGATGTAGCAACTTCGACTATTATGCTGAATTTAAATGAGCCTTCAAAAATTGAAGATTTATCTTGGATCACTCCTTCAAAATATATTGGAATCTGGTGGGGAATGCATTTAGAAAAATATACTTGGGGACAAGGGCCAAAACATGGTGCGACAACAAAAAACACAAAAGAATATATTGATTTTGTCGCGAAAAATGGTTTTGACGGAGTTTTAGTTGAAGGATGGAATGAAGGCTGGGACGGAGACTGGACTGCAGATGGTTCTGCATTTAGTTTTGTAAAAGCATATCCAGATTTTAATTTGGAAGAAATCACAAAATATGCTTGCGATGAAAAATGTTCGTTTAATAGGACATCATGA
- a CDS encoding MarR family winged helix-turn-helix transcriptional regulator produces MEIKHTDKENFSNFWKEEISDSFFFQIHRIKRAIFRRTNALMTEAGITLQLEQLPLLMILHHKSLSQRELSDKTMRDKSSILRSISALEKKNLVEVVKDKIDKRKNIVSLTDEGISLAKSIRLLMKRAEEEVMSVFSPKERIEALNAVRSYADKLETL; encoded by the coding sequence ATGGAAATTAAACATACCGATAAAGAGAATTTTTCAAATTTTTGGAAAGAAGAAATATCAGATAGTTTCTTCTTTCAGATTCACCGTATTAAAAGAGCAATTTTTAGACGAACTAATGCGTTAATGACAGAAGCGGGAATCACCTTGCAGCTGGAGCAATTGCCACTACTGATGATTTTGCATCATAAAAGCCTTTCGCAGAGAGAATTGTCAGACAAAACAATGCGTGATAAATCGTCTATTTTGAGAAGTATTTCAGCCTTAGAGAAAAAGAACTTAGTTGAGGTGGTAAAAGACAAAATAGATAAACGTAAAAATATCGTGAGTCTTACTGATGAAGGGATTTCACTAGCAAAAAGTATCCGATTGCTGATGAAAAGAGCAGAAGAAGAGGTAATGTCTGTTTTTTCGCCAAAAGAAAGAATAGAAGCATTGAATGCCGTAAGGTCTTATGCAGATAAGTTAGAAACGCTCTAA
- a CDS encoding glycoside hydrolase family 97 catalytic domain-containing protein produces the protein MLAMKNVRLIGHHETAGATKNYENQLDDAFKLYQKMGVNSVKTGYVNKYLDKKEWHDSQYGARHYRKVIETAC, from the coding sequence ATGCTTGCGATGAAAAATGTTCGTTTAATAGGACATCATGAAACAGCTGGAGCAACCAAAAACTACGAGAACCAACTGGATGATGCATTTAAATTGTATCAGAAAATGGGAGTAAACTCAGTAAAAACAGGTTATGTAAACAAATATTTGGATAAAAAAGAATGGCATGATAGCCAATACGGAGCACGTCATTACAGAAAAGTGATCGAAACTGCTTGCTAA
- a CDS encoding DUF6526 family protein, with amino-acid sequence MKIQTYYNHIRFYTPHHFIYYPVLILFLVASVYLAITTEDHLIWGFISVAFVFLFAVAYMLRQHYALTLQNRIVRLEMRYRYFTLTGKRFEEFEYKLTDDQIFALRFAPDNELVPLVEDVLKNNLTGNAIKKAIVHWKADYHRV; translated from the coding sequence ATGAAAATCCAGACATATTACAATCATATACGATTTTATACTCCGCACCATTTTATATATTATCCTGTTTTAATTTTATTTTTAGTTGCTAGCGTTTATTTGGCTATTACAACAGAAGATCATTTAATATGGGGTTTTATAAGCGTAGCTTTTGTATTCCTTTTTGCAGTAGCCTACATGCTGCGACAGCATTATGCGCTAACGCTTCAAAACAGAATTGTACGTTTAGAAATGCGTTACCGCTACTTTACCCTTACAGGGAAAAGATTTGAAGAATTTGAATACAAGCTTACAGATGATCAAATATTTGCGTTGCGTTTTGCGCCAGACAACGAATTAGTTCCACTTGTTGAAGACGTTTTAAAAAATAACTTAACTGGAAATGCAATCAAAAAAGCAATCGTACACTGGAAAGCAGATTATCATAGAGTTTAG
- a CDS encoding SusC/RagA family TonB-linked outer membrane protein — MNSKNTKSVLHQMWTAKAAVLMIFMLFLSASTFAQTKKQISGTVYDNTGTVLPGASIIEVGTKNGTTTDFDGKFNLQVAVGGAIEVSFIGSTTQKIQITGNSANLEVRLQNDGYTLAEVQVVSVGYGKVKKADLTGAISTVGADELLKGTIGSTEQVLQGKVAGLSIIRPSGDPVAGSTIRLRGGTSLTASNSPLIVVDGIAGVDINVVQPSDIKSVDVLKDASATAIYGSRGANGVIMITTKSGTKGVSVVYNGQTGIGYVSNNLDLLSANQWRGYVRQNQIGDAVDYGGNTNWQKAIEQTAISQSHTLSINSGKADSGFRTSLSYLNNEGVIKKSGLERLSGNVSAYQFLGDNKEVKFDMGLFANIDKWHPIDYRIFERAYNLNPTIPVYDSEGNFSSIVANLYQNPVEILTNRTFDNERHRLLGYFKTDVKFLNDFTATANISLEHNAVKGGTYKPSYAVMEGQTEGGYAQRTYDEFTNAQGELYVNYSKVIDKHTIGALAGYSYLENIYQGFGAQRGGFVTDAFSYNNLGAGSNYRLGDVYSYKGKSNLVSFYARANYGYDGKYLLTATVRRDGSSRFGENNKWGTFPSASAAWRVSNEEFMSSTKGWLDNLKVRVGYGVTGNQDGIGEYKSLSILGVGSDSYYDPITKTWSLAYSPKQNPNPDLKWESTEQVNVGFDFGLFNRITGSFEYYSKKTKDLLYTYEVPQPPYLVGTMLANVGEMSNKGVELTLNADIIRGDKFNWNANLTLGHNVQKIEKLSNPTYKTDVIYSGSLHGLAGMSGQYSQIIAEGYPVGTFWGFRNAGLDANGKIQYYNAAGQVVDESALVDADKTDLGNIQPDLTLGIGMNFTYGNFDLGFSGYGMFGQKALNATNMMLNDPTRLPAYNVPDAFLSSGITSPPKYSDYWIEDASFFRLQTLTFGYTLPLKYKKSKFRMYVMGENLFVITGYKGVDPEIGLNAQDGINQTGVMDKTGLAAPGIDRYNNYPRPTTISVGLNFTLNN, encoded by the coding sequence ATGAATAGTAAAAATACAAAAAGCGTCCTGCATCAAATGTGGACTGCTAAGGCAGCGGTATTGATGATTTTTATGCTTTTTCTTTCTGCTAGTACTTTCGCGCAGACGAAAAAGCAAATCTCAGGAACCGTTTATGACAATACTGGTACGGTATTGCCAGGAGCTTCTATCATTGAAGTAGGAACAAAAAACGGAACAACAACAGATTTTGATGGTAAATTTAACCTTCAGGTAGCCGTAGGAGGTGCAATCGAAGTTTCGTTCATCGGATCAACAACACAAAAAATTCAGATTACTGGAAATAGTGCTAATCTTGAAGTGCGTCTGCAAAATGATGGTTATACATTGGCCGAAGTACAAGTAGTTTCTGTAGGTTACGGAAAAGTAAAAAAAGCAGATTTAACGGGAGCGATTTCTACCGTTGGTGCAGATGAATTGCTAAAAGGAACTATTGGTTCAACAGAGCAAGTTTTGCAAGGAAAAGTAGCCGGATTAAGTATTATACGTCCTTCTGGAGATCCAGTCGCAGGTTCTACAATTCGCCTTCGTGGAGGAACTTCTCTAACAGCAAGCAACAGTCCGTTAATTGTGGTAGATGGTATTGCAGGAGTTGATATTAACGTGGTTCAGCCTTCAGACATTAAATCGGTTGACGTTCTTAAAGATGCTTCGGCAACTGCAATTTATGGTTCTCGTGGAGCAAATGGGGTAATTATGATTACTACAAAATCGGGAACAAAAGGGGTTTCTGTTGTTTACAACGGACAAACTGGTATTGGTTATGTGAGTAATAACTTAGATCTTCTTTCTGCAAATCAATGGAGAGGATATGTACGCCAGAATCAAATTGGAGATGCGGTAGATTATGGTGGAAATACAAACTGGCAAAAAGCAATCGAGCAGACAGCAATTTCTCAATCTCATACTTTAAGTATCAATTCTGGTAAAGCAGACAGTGGTTTTAGAACTTCACTTTCTTACTTAAATAACGAGGGAGTTATTAAAAAATCTGGATTAGAAAGATTAAGCGGAAATGTTAGTGCTTACCAATTTCTTGGAGATAACAAAGAAGTAAAATTTGATATGGGATTATTTGCAAACATTGACAAATGGCACCCAATCGATTACAGAATTTTTGAAAGAGCTTATAACTTAAACCCAACAATTCCGGTTTATGATTCAGAAGGAAATTTCAGTTCGATAGTGGCAAACCTTTATCAGAATCCTGTTGAGATTTTAACAAACAGAACTTTTGATAACGAAAGACATAGACTTTTGGGTTACTTTAAAACAGATGTAAAATTCTTAAACGACTTTACTGCTACAGCAAATATTTCGTTAGAGCATAATGCAGTAAAAGGAGGTACTTACAAACCATCTTATGCAGTTATGGAAGGACAGACTGAAGGCGGTTATGCACAAAGAACTTATGATGAATTTACAAATGCACAAGGTGAGCTTTATGTAAATTACAGCAAAGTAATAGACAAACACACCATTGGTGCTTTGGCAGGGTATTCTTATCTTGAAAATATTTATCAAGGTTTTGGAGCACAAAGAGGTGGTTTCGTAACAGATGCTTTCAGTTATAATAACTTAGGTGCTGGTTCTAACTATCGTTTAGGCGATGTGTATTCATACAAAGGAAAATCTAATTTAGTATCTTTTTATGCTCGTGCTAACTACGGTTACGATGGTAAATATTTATTGACTGCGACAGTAAGACGCGACGGATCTAGCCGTTTTGGAGAAAATAATAAATGGGGAACTTTCCCATCTGCTTCTGCGGCATGGAGAGTTTCTAATGAAGAATTTATGAGTTCTACAAAAGGATGGTTAGACAATTTAAAAGTAAGAGTTGGTTACGGAGTTACAGGAAATCAAGATGGAATTGGAGAGTATAAATCGCTTTCTATTTTAGGAGTTGGAAGCGACAGTTATTATGATCCAATTACCAAAACTTGGAGTTTGGCTTATTCTCCAAAACAAAATCCAAATCCTGATTTGAAATGGGAATCTACAGAACAAGTTAACGTTGGTTTTGATTTTGGACTTTTCAATAGAATTACTGGATCATTCGAATATTATTCTAAAAAAACAAAAGATTTACTATACACGTACGAAGTGCCTCAACCTCCATATTTAGTTGGAACAATGTTGGCCAACGTTGGTGAAATGTCAAATAAAGGAGTAGAGTTAACTTTGAATGCGGACATTATTAGAGGAGATAAATTCAATTGGAATGCGAATTTGACTCTTGGACATAACGTTCAGAAAATCGAAAAACTTTCTAACCCAACTTATAAAACAGATGTTATCTACAGCGGATCTCTTCATGGTTTGGCAGGTATGTCTGGACAATATTCTCAAATTATTGCTGAAGGATATCCTGTTGGAACCTTCTGGGGATTCAGAAATGCTGGTTTAGATGCAAACGGAAAAATTCAATATTATAACGCGGCAGGACAAGTTGTTGACGAAAGTGCATTGGTTGATGCTGATAAAACAGATTTAGGAAATATTCAGCCAGATCTAACTTTAGGAATTGGAATGAATTTTACTTATGGAAATTTTGATCTTGGATTTTCTGGATACGGAATGTTTGGACAAAAAGCTTTAAACGCGACAAATATGATGTTGAACGATCCGACTAGATTGCCAGCTTATAATGTGCCAGATGCTTTCTTAAGCAGCGGAATTACTTCGCCTCCAAAATATTCAGATTACTGGATCGAAGATGCTTCTTTCTTCAGACTTCAGACATTGACTTTTGGTTATACTTTACCATTGAAGTACAAGAAATCTAAATTTAGAATGTATGTAATGGGCGAAAACTTATTTGTAATAACAGGTTACAAAGGCGTAGATCCAGAGATTGGTTTAAATGCTCAAGACGGAATCAATCAAACTGGAGTAATGGATAAAACTGGTTTGGCAGCTCCTGGAATTGACAGATACAACAATTATCCTAGACCAACTACTATTTCTGTTGGATTAAATTTTACGCTGAATAACTAA